Proteins from a genomic interval of Streptomyces sp. Tu6071:
- a CDS encoding acetate uptake transporter, protein MSPSKSRPAVATARPATTPEPPGAPVQVADPGGLGLGAFALTTFVLSVFNAGLLNDSVEKVVLPLALFYGGLAQLLAGLWEFRRNNTFSATAFVSYGGFWLAFALYVGKIAPGLDPAYADKATGLFLLTWAIFTAYMTVAALRTNGVVIGVFVFLTLTFAFLSAGAFAGSDGVDHVGGWLGLVTAVLAWYGSFAHVANSTWRREVIPTWPIRG, encoded by the coding sequence GTGTCACCCAGCAAATCCCGGCCCGCGGTGGCCACCGCCCGTCCCGCGACGACCCCCGAACCCCCGGGCGCACCCGTACAGGTGGCCGATCCCGGCGGTCTCGGTCTCGGCGCCTTCGCCCTGACGACCTTCGTCCTCAGCGTCTTCAACGCGGGCCTGCTCAACGACTCCGTCGAGAAAGTCGTCCTGCCCCTCGCGCTGTTCTACGGGGGCCTCGCGCAGCTGCTCGCCGGGCTGTGGGAATTCCGCAGGAACAACACCTTCTCGGCGACGGCGTTCGTCTCCTACGGCGGTTTCTGGCTCGCCTTCGCCCTCTACGTCGGCAAGATCGCGCCCGGCCTGGACCCCGCCTACGCGGACAAGGCGACGGGTCTCTTCCTCCTCACCTGGGCGATCTTCACCGCGTACATGACGGTCGCGGCGCTGCGCACCAACGGCGTCGTCATCGGCGTCTTCGTCTTCCTCACGCTGACGTTCGCCTTCCTCTCGGCGGGCGCCTTCGCCGGGTCCGACGGCGTCGACCACGTCGGCGGCTGGCTCGGACTCGTGACGGCGGTCCTCGCCTGGTACGGGTCCTTCGCGCACGTCGCGAACAGCACGTGGCGGCGTGAAGTGATCCCGACCTGGCCGATACGGGGCTGA